In a single window of the Flavivirga spongiicola genome:
- a CDS encoding MFS transporter — MIKRIINFYTALAVGAKIENQKEIDKKYKRLRWAVFISATIGYSLFYVCRLSLSVVKKPIVGSGILSDSEIGMIGSALFFAYAIGKLTNGFLADRSNIRRFMATGLLLTALINLALGFTTSFTMFVVLWGFSGWFQSMGAAPSVVSLSRWFSNKERGTYYGIWSASHGLGKAITFIVVAFMVSISGWQWGFWGAGLIGLAGALMVALFLHDSPESKGLPSIADYKNDHAPVSAKGKSVGALQKEVLKNPYIWILALASALMYVSRYGIESWGIYYLEAQKGYTTLEASSIVSVSAVSGIIGTIISGIISDKYFKGSRNVPVLIAGILNVMAISLFLFYPDGYPWVDTASMFIFGFAIGILITFLGGLMAVDIASKKASGAALGLIGIASYIGAGIQDAISGYLIGDNHTTINGIDAYDFSTVKIFWLGAAVLSLICALFVWNAKAKD; from the coding sequence ATGATTAAAAGAATCATAAATTTTTATACGGCATTAGCAGTCGGAGCAAAAATTGAAAATCAAAAAGAAATCGATAAGAAATACAAACGTTTAAGATGGGCGGTCTTTATTTCTGCAACTATAGGCTATAGCTTGTTTTATGTGTGTCGTTTAAGTTTAAGTGTGGTAAAAAAGCCAATAGTAGGTTCAGGCATATTAAGCGATTCAGAAATAGGTATGATCGGTTCAGCACTGTTTTTTGCCTATGCCATAGGAAAACTCACAAACGGTTTTTTAGCAGATAGAAGCAATATACGTCGCTTTATGGCAACAGGATTGTTATTGACTGCGCTCATCAATTTGGCGTTGGGCTTTACAACCTCCTTTACTATGTTTGTTGTGCTTTGGGGCTTTAGTGGTTGGTTTCAATCCATGGGAGCCGCACCAAGTGTGGTATCCTTATCACGATGGTTTAGTAACAAAGAACGCGGTACCTATTATGGTATCTGGAGCGCCAGTCATGGTCTAGGAAAAGCCATCACCTTTATAGTAGTAGCCTTTATGGTAAGTATTTCAGGCTGGCAATGGGGTTTTTGGGGAGCCGGATTAATTGGCTTAGCGGGAGCTTTAATGGTTGCCCTATTTTTACATGATTCTCCCGAGAGTAAAGGGTTGCCATCTATTGCAGATTATAAAAATGATCATGCCCCGGTTTCGGCAAAAGGAAAATCAGTTGGAGCTTTGCAGAAAGAAGTCCTAAAAAATCCATATATCTGGATATTGGCACTAGCCAGTGCCTTAATGTATGTTAGTAGATATGGTATAGAAAGTTGGGGGATTTACTATTTAGAAGCACAAAAGGGATATACGACTTTAGAAGCTAGTTCTATTGTTTCTGTAAGTGCGGTTAGTGGTATTATTGGTACGATAATATCGGGTATAATCTCAGATAAATATTTTAAAGGAAGTCGTAATGTTCCGGTACTAATAGCGGGTATTTTAAATGTAATGGCCATTTCGTTATTTCTGTTTTATCCAGATGGTTACCCATGGGTAGATACGGCTAGCATGTTCATTTTTGGTTTTGCTATTGGGATTCTAATAACCTTTTTAGGAGGGCTAATGGCAGTAGATATTGCTTCAAAGAAAGCTTCAGGTGCTGCTCTAGGACTAATTGGTATTGCAAGTTATATAGGCGCCGGAATTCAAGATGCCATAAGCGGCTATTTAATTGGAGACAATCATACGACAATAAACGGTATAGATGCTTACGATTTTTCAACAGTAAAAATATTCTGGCTAGGAGCTGCAGTGTTGTCATTAATATGTGCCTTGTTTGTATGGAATGCTAAGGCTAAGGATTAA